A region of the Phaseolus vulgaris cultivar G19833 chromosome 11, P. vulgaris v2.0, whole genome shotgun sequence genome:
cttattttcttgtgtattagagagtaaaatatatggtgtatatataagaaaaagaataagaccgagctgaaacagaaaaagaaagttggacaaaacaaacaaaactcAATAACTTAAAAtggaaaaactaaatatgttaacaacCCCTCGAGCTGGAGAGTAGATATTCGTCAGAcccagcttggatttgagagtaaaGAATTGTACGGAAGCAAagggcttggtgaatatgtcagcaacttgcatgACATAAGTAATGGGCAACAGTTTGAGAAGACCAGAGTTAAttttttcacgaactaggtgacAATCAATCTCGATGTGCTTAGTGTGttcatgaaagacttgattggACCCTATTTAAAGGAAGATTTGTTGTCACAATACATGGTTGCAGGCTGGGggagaggaagatgtaaatcctgaaggaggtaagacaaccattgtagctcacatgtggtggtggcaaggcTCTATACTCAGCTTCGGAGGagctgcgggagatagttgGTTACTTCTTTGAGTGATagatttgcgtgtggtaggacatgttgcccagtcagagtcactaaaaccacagAGGTGAAGTGAACTAGTATGAGAATATTAGGCACAGGGTAGAGGAGCTAGAGAGAGAAGATATAAAATGTAACTCAATCAATCTTATTAAAGGTATAGAATCTACTTTATATACAAAGGTTAAGGAGGGGATATATCCCTCTGGTTAACACCCCCCGTTAAACTCATGGCTGGATTAGGAACCACCATGAGTTTATCCCTGACATTAAGAAACATAGTTCCAGATACTGGTTTGGTGAGAGGGTCCGCGACTTGGAAGCGTGCAGGCagatgaagaagagtaatgTTGCCCTTGCAGATGTGGTCACGAACAAAATGTAGGTCCAACTCAAAATGTTTTGTCtttgagtgcatgacaggattgGCACTTAGAAGGACAGCACCAAGATTATCAGAGTACAACTTCGGTGTGAGAAAGGGAATACGTAATTCTGATAAAAGAGACTGAGTCCATATAACTTCAGTAAGAAGAGCTGCAACAGCACGGTATTCAGCTTCTGTTGAGCTTCTGGAAACAGATTTTTGCTTGTGAGTAGACCATGATACGAGATTGGAGCCAATATAGATGCAGTAGGCAGTTGTTGATTTCCTGTCATCAACATCAGCTCCCCAATCTGCATCCGAGAAGCCAATGATGGAAGATGAAGACTGACGTTTCAGTAAAAGACCAAAGTTGATGGTTCCAGCTAGATAGCGTAAGATGCGTTTCACAGCTTGCCAGTGGTGTAGTTTAGGGTCATGCATAAAATGACAAACACGGTTAACTGAATAGGATAACTCAGGTCGCGTTATAAGAATATATTGCAAAGCACCAACGACTGACCTGTACATAGAGGGATCTTGAAAAGGTTCAGAGGAGTCTTGTTGCAGGCGAGTTGATGAAGTCATAGGGGTAGGTTGGGACTTTGCATGAAGCATATTCGTTCGACGAAGCAAGTCTTTGATATATTGAGCCTGAGATAAATGCATATTACCATGTTGTGTAGTTGATACCTGAATCCCAAGAAAATGATGGAGAGGGCCTAAATCTTTAAGAGCAAAGAAAGAACTAAGAGTGGAAATAAGATCAGTGACAGCAGTAGATGAAGAGCCAGTGATAattatatcatcaacataaacaagcaCAAATAAAGTGAAGGAAGTAGTGAATTTGGTGAAAACAGAGGAATCACTGACAGTAGATTGAAAACCAAGATGAATCAAAGTTTGACTAAGTTTAGAAAACCAGGACCTGGgagcttgtttgagaccataaatgGCCTTGTGTAATCTGCAGACAAGAGTTGAATCACGAGATGCAAACCCAGGAGGTTGTTGCATGTAGACATGCTCAATCAAGTCACCATGAAGGAAGGCGTTATTGATATCAATTTGACGCACAGGCCATTGTTGAGTGACAGCATGAGAGAGCACAATGCGGATGGTGTTATGTTTCACCACTGGGCTAAAAGTCTCTGTGTAGTCCACACCTTCAGTTTGATTGAATCCCTTTGCAACCAGTCGGGCCTTACACCGTTGAAAAGTACCATCTGCATGTAGCTTGGTTTTGAAAACCCACTTACAGCCAACAAGAGAGGCTCCCGGTGGAAGTGTGGTAAGAGTCCAAGTTTTGTTGGAGAGGAGAGCATGATATTCGTCATTCATTGCTTGAAACCACATAGGTGAAGAAATTGCTTCCTTGACAGACGTAGGAGCAGTAGGTATAGAAATTATGGCATTATATGTCTGAGGTTTGAAAATACCTACCTTGGCACGAGTAACCATGGGATGAGAATTGATAGGTTGAATCTCAGAGCCAGTATTGTGATGCATATCAGTGCTGTTATTTAGAGGGACAAGAGCAGAAGAACTATGAATAGGCATATTAGTATTAGCATTAGAATGAATAACAGTAAGTGGAGGAGTTGTAGTCACAGGGGAAGGCACTGAAACAGATGAAATAGGAAAAGAATTTAATTGTTCATGATATGGAAACTCAGTTTCATTAAAGTGCACATGTCTGGAAACAATTGTCTTACCAGAGGGAGTTAGACATATATAACCTTTGTTGGTAACACTATACCCAAGAAACAAGCACTGTTGTGAACGAAAATCAAACTTATTTTTGTTGTAAGGACGTAATAAAGGAAAACAGGCACAACCAAAAACTTTGAAAATAGCGTAATTAGGATTTTTGTTAAACAACATAGTATAAGGATTAGAGTTGTGCAAAACAGGAGTGGGAAGCACATTGATAATATGAGTTGAAGTAAGAAAGGCTTCAGCCCAGAAACGCCTAGGCAAAGAAGCAGTGGCCAAGAAAGTTAATCCCATGTCAACTATGTGCCTATGCTTACGCTCAACAGCACCATTTTGCTCATGAGTGTGAGGACAAATGAGCCTGTGTTGTATACCATGCTGATCAAGAACCTGTTTAAGACAAAGGAATTCACGGGCATTGTCGGTTTGTAAAGAACGCAATTTAGAACAcgtttgattttcagcaaaagATTTAAATTTGTGAAAAGCAGCAGGAACCTGTGACttagcatgaagaaaatataTCCATGTATACTTACTAAAAGCATCAACAAACGAAATGTAATAACGGGCACCATTGGAAGCAGGTATAGGAGAAGGTCCCCACACATCAGCAAACACAAGTTCTAAAGGTTTTGTGTAAACAGTAGCAGAAGAATGAAAAGGCAATTGCATATGTTTACCAAGCAGACAACTAGAACAAAAACTAATATGATTGGAACATCTGATATCATTATTGTGAAAAATCTGTTTGAGAATATCCATATTACAATGACCCAGCCTTTGATGCCAAACATTAGCAGTCAGTGTATTAcgagtaaaagaaatattgtgaACAGAGGATGAAGGAAGATGATTATGAAGCATTGGGAAACTGTATAACCCATCTTTAAGGGTGCCTTGAAGAAGAATCTTTTTCGTAGCCTGATCAACAACATAACAACTGTTAGCAGTAAAAGTAAACAAGACATTGTTATCACGAGCAAAGGAAGACACACTGAGAagattttttgtaattaaaggaACATGTAGaagattttttaaaactaaacttTTATGAGTAgaaggagaagaaaaagatgTGGAACCAATATTGGCAATAGACAAACCTGATCCATTACCCATTTTGACAGTTTCAGTGCCATGGTAAGGCTGTTTTGAAGAATAGACAGTGGAGTCCTTTGTGACGTGATGAGTGGCGCCACTATCAGGGTACCAGAGAGGATCGTCCATAGTGGATTGAACGCCCAACAAAGATGCCTCATTCGATGCATGATCAGAATCTGAAAAATGAGAGACATGGGCATGTGGAGGAGGTTGCGGTTGATAATCATACCAGCGCCAGCAATGAAGAGCAGTGTGACCGGGTTTGCCACACACTTGACAAAATATCTTGGAGTTATTCCAAGCACCACGATTGGAAGAGCGAGCCACACGAGCACCGCGACTAAAATTGTTGTTTCTGCCAGAGCCACGGGTACCACGGGAACCAGAAAAATTgttcttgtatttttcttgagATGGATTTGCAGGATGCCAGGACGTGTATGCAGCAGTGGCAGGAAACGTTAATGGATCGACTTGATTGTGCCGCTCAAGACGCTCTTCTTGAACCAGAAGAAGGGCTTCGATCTCAGCAACAGTATAGGGATCCCTTCGTGACAAAACAGAGGCAACAAATGGATCATAATCAGACGAAAGACCATCCAAGATGGCTTCGATATGATCTTCGACGGATATGGGCGCACCGACTGACGCAAGAGCATCCACAGTTCTTTTGATGCCGAGAACATACGGTGAGACAGATTTAtctttcttgagttgtttgagaGTGAGTTTAAGTTTCTTGACCTGAGATCGAGTATGAGACAAGAAATACGTGTGCAGCGTGGTCCAGATCTGGGTTGCAGAATGGAGACCAACCATTTGCGTTAGCAATGGTGTCGTCATTGACGCCAAAAGCCACGCCACCACCAGATTGTCCTGTTGTTTGTACAGACGATAAGCAGGAGATGTTGGGACAGTGCCATCGGCGGAGGTTGAAGGCGATTCAGGAACGCAAGAACCATCAAGAAAATGCGAGAGCATAAGACCATCAAGCGTGGCCAACACCTGTTGTTTCCAGAGAAGAAAGTTTTCTTCATCAAGCTTGAGAAGAATCGGAGTGTGGAAATGGTGTAAAGAAACAGAGGCGGAAGCGGTGGAAGAGGTGGAGGAGGTGGGGCCAGAGGCTGCAGAAGTCATGGGTActcaaaaaaagaaaagaaaagcgAAAAAGCTAATAGCTCTGGATACCATATTAGGCACAGGGTAGAGGAGCTAGAGAGAGAAGATATAAAATGTAACTCAATCAATCTTATTAAAGGTATAGAATCTACTTTATATACAAAGGTTAAGGAGGGGATATATCCCTCTGGTtaacagaaaaaatatattcCTTCACTAAGGGTGTccttgaggtaacgcaaaagaAGTGAGACAATTtgttgatgatgagttgtgggtgcaaATATGAATTGacttaaattgtggacagcaAAGACGAtgtctggtcgcgtgttggCTAAGAAGattagacgtccaaggagtcttctATATTGAAAAGTTGCATCAGCATCAAGAGGGGAGCCTTGGTCAGGAGAGAGACGGAaggtgtgagtcataggagtggccacaaGTGTCAGTTTGGTGAAAAAGATCAAGAGTATATTTGCGTTGACTTAAATTAAGACCAGAATTGTTGCGAGTCGCAAAAACTAAGTGAGAtgacctaaattttttattttttttaatcagcaacaaaaatttaataaataaaagtactCAGGGTATATTTAAAGAGGATTCCCCTCTTAACGGTCTTTTCTTTTTACATAAATTACTTCTCTAGTTTACccttatttcaataattattttattattttattttggatatttcagtcattttgttatttttcttagCGGTTACTAAATATACTACAATTTTTATGAGATTTgattttgaaaactgttttttatttctttttattttttttttaaaatcaatatccgataagttttgttttggttggttctcttttattattttatttaattattttgtaactaCTTGAACAGTTACAACAGTCTTGAaatgataaaattgaaaaatattacttaattttaaatttggaaaaaaaCTAATTGAGAAACTAGAGGTTTGTTTGAACTTTGGATTGAAAACATGCTCTTTTTTATCCCGTTTTGCTCATTTCTCTATGTTCATGttgctctcttttttcttttgatttttccaATTCTCATTCATTTAGCATAGAAATTTGTTTAACCGTCAGATCTTGATGGCATTTGGgtttcttttctgttttctgTTTCTATCTTCTATTGGATGAAAATTAGTCATGCACTTTTCATTGATTGTTTGTgagtttttgggtttttttttgCGGTGGCTTTGGATCAATGATTGGGAAAATCTCGATAAACTATGGTGTTTTCGGTATGTTCTGGGAGCATCTCTCTAAGGTTTATTTGTTTCCAAGGGACAGAATATTGGTTTTTTTAATGACTATGCAGGTTTTGTTGTCTAATGATTATGAAGGTTTTGTTGTCTAATGAGGGGTCTAGCCTATACTCAAGACTGAAAAAGATATTGATGTAAGTTCTTAAGAAGAAGAATTTTTCGAAGACCTTCTTGAGCAACATAATGAGATTGAGTTCGTTTTCTGATTATTAGTTTAACATCATCTGCAGTTCCTTTTTTCGTATCTGTAATATAATTTTCCGACTCTTTTTTTTCAACTACCACTGTGAAGTCCAAATCAATGACATATGATTTTAACAGTCTAGTTctacaaatgttctttcttctttcgttgttccctttttgtttttcttccttttcttcttctttggactattcattttttttatcagcaataaaaatacataaatagcTAGCGTCTTACCAACCTCCAACCTAGAAACACCTTCCAACTTAAATAAGGAACAACCAGAGTTACTCAAGAAAGCATTAAACAACTAGCCTCATACAATCTACTGGATTCAAAACCCAGTTGGGGTACGTAAAGGAATTACATCAGGACTTTGCaaaaatccaagaccaaacatttACCTGTATCAATGCAAATACCTCGAGCGCATCTACCACGCCCTTGTCGAAGGTCACCGAGTTCCTATGTCTCCAAATTCCACTCACAACACCAACCCAAATCGCCCCCCAAACGTCATTAACCACATCAGAAGTCGAACACAACCTGAATTGTTGGAAGTTTACCAAAGGGTCCTTGTGACTATGTCTTTGGACTATTCATTATCTACCATGAATTTGAattatatgcatatatattaCACTATGTGGATGTACACTACATTTAGCTCTTTTGGGAGATAAGGATACTCTTACAATTTTGAGAGAAAGTTGGTTGTGAaacaattcaattttaataGGTATAAAAAAAGTGCAACAAATCTAATACATATATCTCAAATTTTTATATCTTAATTATAAAGCATTAAAGTTAAATACATATTAGTTATTGTTTCTATGATCCTTTGATAtttcttatttgtttttaaaacttatatttgTTGTCATTTTCTTCTGCACATCAtaattctttgtttttttagtCTTCTCAATGGATTTTCTCCTCTTTCATCGGATTTTCTCTCTTTTAGTGATCGTCTTTGTAATTTGATAGTATAGAACCTAACTTGTATTTTGTCAATATTACATTGCATTATAATTCAAACCTTTTTAACTTTTCTCTTTGCTTTAtactaaattataaaaaaaataaaaagtgataACTTCTCTTACACTAATTCCACCTAGCAAccataaaataatgttttttcatcatcactttaattaaaatattttaatttattattttattcattatcTTACTTtggtttataattttctttatgaagatttgattttttttattctgtgGAACATAATTTAATGAGagatcttttaaaattattatataaaccaaaataaacataatttactaaatttaattagttttaataattttcaatcaatatgtatttaaaaaaaaaatttgacataATTTTCACAAtctatattaaaacaaaatcaatatatATGATCGTCTATATATTTTcgatttaaaaagttaaatattactataatcactaaaaaattgtattaattaaaacctaattttttttagtttaaaatactaattaaaataaataaagtaataaaatatttaaattaaaatgattttttagttgcaaaatttattcaagtaatttatctaatattaattaagataaatatattgtttattttttttacatattacagtataaaagtaaaaaaaaaatataaaattaaaaaatcaataaaaatatgaaaaacatatgtgataaaaatattttaatagattaataCTTTGAAAttcaaagtttaaaaaaataatattctaaAACGTTTCCAGTAACATCCAATATAAAAACcacattaatttaaatttatttgaatagGCTTCATTTATAGAGTTTCAAGTAACATCCAATATAAAAACCACATTAATTAAGATTTATTTGAATAGTTTTATTTATAGAATAAAATTGTTGTTGCATttgataaaaagtaaaatatactCAAATAGGTATTCCATCATATCACATgtgaatttatgatttttttattaaaagtggACATTAATCCTCAAATATACACTTCTTAATCTCTTTTATCTTTCTCTAATAATcaattatactattaattaactaaaattcaTTTTCCTTATAatcatttcattaaaaaaaatacaataaaaaatcgaaataaaattaaaaaaaataaaaatatttaatccataataataataataaaatacagatatacattaaaaacaaaaacaaaaataagcgCATTTTATATGTGTAACAACGGTTAAAAcactattataaaattctaaGTTATTTTTAGTCAACAAGACTTTGTGAGTGAACACGGAGAAGTGAAGGCTTAGTTTACAGAACAAAGTATGAGTAGGATGAAACTCTGTTTTTATTTATAGCAGTAGATGCATCATGCATGACCACTTTTCACAGACATACACATTACTTGGAGATTGCTGTAGGCATGGCCAAAAAGCCTTTAAGTTCATCAGAACCAGAGTTAAAGCACCAACCATAATCCACATAATGATTGGGATAACGAGCACAAAAGTTTCCAGTTCCTTTCTTGATGCATTCTTCATCAGATTCACATAAGTTGGGATCTTCATCTATCATCTTTGCCACAGATGATGAAAGTGCAGTTGGATGATAGCAGGTACCAACAAATGGTGCAATTACAGGGAAACATCTACAATCACTTGACCCGCACGGTGGTTCATGCGACGCCGGCGAACAAGCACCTGAACAGTCTACAGCTTCTATGTTCTTCATCGAAAACATTACTAAAACTGAAATTTCAAAGTTAGAAGAAATGAAGTATGTATAATAACTTTGTGTAGTTctcaaatatataaacataaacgAACGATGAAGAAAGGAAAGATACATACTGGAAGTGGCAAGGAAGAAGAGAGCCAAAGGAGCAACTCTAACAAAACCCATTCTTTGATTTTCCAGATTTCTTATTCTCAGTTTTGTGGTGTGTTGGTCTCTTCTTCAATGTAACAATTTATAGGGATTAGCCTCCTCTTGTTTTTCCCTATgttacaaagaaaataaattaataatataaaggtaaaaaattataaaattttaattattcaataaaaaataataacacaattttaagtaactaaaatttacaaaaaaattatttatttttaaaataaaaataaatttatgaagtcatatttttaacattttaaaaaattaaaaaatttctattatatctcttacaaattttaataaatatttcttacaAACTTATCTTATTCTAAAGAAACTAAGTTTCTTCCAACTTTTCTCTGTAAGATTATTTCAAATTCATTTAGTCTTCCCACACTGTAAAACATCTCTGGTAGTATATAGTTGGCCTATTCTGGTTTTGCTTCGGTGTGtcactaaaagaaaataataatataatagtaaaaattataaaattttcattatttaaccgaaaataatatacaaattttagttaactaaaatatataaaataaattcactttttttttattttcaaaaataaaaataaatttttacactcacatttttaatattttaaaaaaattaaaaattcattcACATTTAGTACACCActcaacaaattttataaaacttgttacgaattcattttatatatcttaaagcaactcttgtagtatacAGTATTCTAGGCCATTGATTCATCTGCTTCGTAGTACAATGATTCTctgctttttcagtcttttcaattttattttttcttctcctttCAGTCATTGATTTTTCTGTCAGATTTGTTACTTGCTCCataaatgtatataaaaaaattatttaatatgtatCTTTCTGTCTCTGTGCTGCAACATTGGTACAATTTTGTTTCTTTGTACCCAAATggataaatttcaaaaataaattataaaaaatgataacTTGAAAGAAGTCGTAATTAAGCaccatttatatatttttttttctattttcaatttatttttggttttctattgttttttaattttagtgaaataacataaatttcatttaattttttattttatttattttgaaaattgtgTATTTGAttatttgtataatttattattataatataaataaatatttaattactttaaataattaattaattaattaacttttcAATAACCAAAATAgaagaaatataaattaaattaattcatGATGTAGCACTGTTAAAGGAGAGTGATCTTACCACGCCTTGACCAGTCTTCGCAATGGTCCTCCACTCACATGTTTCGTTTACTTCAAATCAACGCTCCTCGTTTCGATTCGCCTCCCAAACGCATCTCAACCGTCCATCTCATACCAAAGGGTAGGTGAATGTGTCCTACTTTTGTACTCCAATTCAGGGACATGTTCCTTTACCCTATGTTTCTGACAAGGGAAGGTGGAAAAATAAGATTagaaattgcaaaaaaaaaaagacacttTCCATTCTCACAGTAGAAAAAAAGTCTTATTTTTAAtaacttataaattaatttattatcattaaataAGAGGTactaattattactttttattttaacataataaatatttaaaatatagttaataCACTATCTAAGAACACTGCACTATATTCATAAtagttttaataaaagaaattagttaatatttttttaataaatttaaattagtttaccTAAGTTATTTAATATGTATCTTGCGTCCGACAATAAAAATAGAGCAATTATTTAACTTTCTTTGAAGCAAAATTCTTTCGATCAATTATGGTTGCATCGGAAAAAAAAACCCCAACTCAAAATCATTTTAATGTGAAAGTATTTACTAATATAGTTAAACTATGAActtaaattaaactaaaattttacAAAGAAATCTAACTAATAActacagatttattttttattatgactaaactcaaaatcattttaatgtaaatgacaccagagagcaccagATTTGTTGCTATGGTGTCATTTCAATCAACCCAAAATTCCTAGTGCTATCTGGTGTCATTTCGATCAATCTAAAATGTTTTCCATCGATCCAAAAATTTctggtgctctctggtgtcatttagatcaacctaaaatattttcgatcaattcaaaaatttatggtgctctctggtgtcatttcgatcaacctaaaatattttcgatcgACCCAAAATTTTTTGATGCTCTCTGGTGTCATTTCGATCAACCCAAAATTTctggtgctctctggtgtcatttagaacaacctaaaatattttcgatcgACCCCAAAATTTCTGATGCTCCTCTGGTGTCATTtcaatcaacctaaaatattttcgatcaaCCCAAAAATTTctggtgctctctggtgtcatttcgatcaacctaaaatattttcgatcaaCCCAAAATTActggtgctctctggtgtcatttagatcaacctaaaatattttcgatcgACCCAAAAAAATTTTGGTGCTCTCTGTTTTGGATATTactatcattattattttagcaTAGTTTATGTTGGATTACTATTGTTAAATAACTTCttggatatatttggattgttagaaagtttaaattatatgttGTGATTGTatggtgtattgatgtgttaCATGAGATATTGAATGTTGTGAAAGTGAGATcaaacatagtattttcaggaaaggaaataccgtgttgagattgttgttaGGGTATATTGATATGTTAGGCCCGTAATGAGACATcttgactctactgatataatggaatcaaatagatgaagttattcagttggtgagagtcgatggaggttcatatgactttgtttatggtttgaaatataatttggtCTTTCAAGTCATAtgaatttaccctgtcatactagatgatgagatattgatttGTTTATGCGCATGGCTGTGTGGATTCACAtcgagtagtatgacaggtgcaggtctcaGGATTCTAAATTCAATATAcaagtcttccggaagtagagtcaagtgtttgAGTATGTGAGTCAATAAAGATCTGACATGAATAATGTGGATGATAGTTGTGATAGACATTTGATGAATTTGTGTAAATTATGAGAATTTGATGGATTATGTTTGTTCTTGaaagttaaatttatattagaattcttaaaaatagctagcttaccccattctttgtgttgtgtttgttttctttaatctgtgatgatcgtgttaaattacacgggagcagatgaagTTGCAGGTAATAAAGCTCCTCAGTGAGCAGCAGGaggattaaatatatttaaattgaatgttttgctttgttttgtttttaaactttttgatgtatatattaaatccctatgaagagggatatatttttttgagatacaaatatgagaaaacaatatatgtttatatgttaattagatattgcatgcataatatataaaaataaaaataaaaatgagtaaAATTAGGGATGTTACACCTCACACATAGTAAGTTCAATTTTACTTTTCTCTTTGAGTTAACTTTTGAACTTGTAGGTAAGggaactcaacctcataaaaccggcttatgaggttgaggtttgcactgACTTATATACAATCAATCTCCAACGCACCCCCTCACGTCGAGAGTGatcataaaaccggcttatgaggttgaggtttgcactgACTTATATACAATCAATCTCCAACGCACCCCCTCACGTCGAGAGTGATAGCTtgtgcgtgggataacatattatgggtggtctgataacggcctgatagcgggtga
Encoded here:
- the LOC137830941 gene encoding albumin-1-like, with translation MGFVRVAPLALFFLATSILVMFSMKNIEAVDCSGACSPASHEPPCGSSDCRCFPVIAPFVGTCYHPTALSSSVAKMIDEDPNLCESDEECIKKGTGNFCARYPNHYVDYGWCFNSGSDELKGFLAMPTAISK